GGGCGCTGCCGCGCCGCCGCTGCGCCGCACGGCGTAGCCGAACAGCTGCAGCAGTTCGGCGCGAACCGCCTGCTTGAGGACATCGGACGTGGCACTGGTGAACTGCTTGCGGTCGAACGTCGCCCGCAGGCGCACCACGTGCGCGGCCTGCGGCAACTGGGACTCGAACGAGGCGGCCACGGCATGGATCTGCCGCTTGATGGTGTTGCGGGTGACCGCGCGGCGGGCCCAGCGCTTGGGCACCATGGCGCCCAGCCAGACGCCGGGCGGCTCGGCCATGCCAAACAGGGCCTGCGGCCCTTGCGCATCAGGCAAGGGGCCGGGCCCTGTGGGAGGTGCGGGAGGCGATGCGGCCGCTGCGCCGGTGGGAGCGAGCCCCAGTCGGTGCAGTGCGAAGTGTGCGGTGCGGGAGACCGTTCCCCCGGCCATGGCGGCCTGGAACTGCGGACGGGTTTTCAGCCGTTGCATGGGAGGGTTCCCGCCCGGAACCGGGCCGAGTGCCGTGGCGGCCTTAGACGGCCAGGCGCTTGCGGCCCTTGGCGCGGCGTGCGTTGATGACGGCACGGCCGCCGCGCGTCTTCATGCGCACGAGGAAACCGTGGGTGCGCGCACGGCGCGTCTTGGAAGGCTGGTAAGTACGTTTCATGGTCAATGTCCTTGAGGGTTAGGTTCCGGGCGCAACTCGCAAGATGCGGGTTCCAGGCCCTCCGGATGCGGCACTTCGATCAAGATCAAAGCGCTTGGCCCGGGCGTTATTGCCCTGAACGCATTCAGGGAAACCGGCGATTATTGCAGGCTTGTGCCGGCGTGGCAATGGCGAGGCGGCAGTACAGGGGGTTTGCGGCGCGGGTGGCGCGCGCCGTGGGCGCCCTGGCCGAGGTTGTGGATAACCCTTTGAAAAGGTACAATCTGCGGCCCTGAATCGTTCCTCCTATCCACAACAAGAACCGCCATCAATGACCGAGGAACCTTCCCGCAGCCCCGACAACGACCCAGGCGCCGATGCCGGACAAGGA
This region of Acidovorax sp. GBBC 1281 genomic DNA includes:
- the rpmH gene encoding 50S ribosomal protein L34 produces the protein MKRTYQPSKTRRARTHGFLVRMKTRGGRAVINARRAKGRKRLAV
- a CDS encoding ribonuclease P protein component codes for the protein MQRLKTRPQFQAAMAGGTVSRTAHFALHRLGLAPTGAAAASPPAPPTGPGPLPDAQGPQALFGMAEPPGVWLGAMVPKRWARRAVTRNTIKRQIHAVAASFESQLPQAAHVVRLRATFDRKQFTSATSDVLKQAVRAELLQLFGYAVRRSGGAAAPAGAPTAAAPQPAPAPVS